From the Argopecten irradians isolate NY chromosome 13, Ai_NY, whole genome shotgun sequence genome, one window contains:
- the LOC138305615 gene encoding G-protein coupled receptor GRL101-like encodes MKCLDSYCVPSRFLCDEVPHCPNSEDERQCDTFTCPGYFRCRTTKACVPLDQVCDGVAHCPEADDERNCDVTCPESCSCQGLIFQCVQDKVNNTNLFSELPKTIKGLSVQANLSDWTGHLPLAFPAIFFLSMQHCEIRSLFVDNICVLSHLISLRTLDLSYNDITTIKKGSFSMLPVLQNLYVNNNPIVILEDNAFSGLHFLEEFSLIGSHLHTLPSNVFVECDHLLHLNLSFNQIQTLHQDTFNNLAYVKTLDLRYNQIQLSKHMFRGLSSLTSLYVDSFTLCCVKPVSVTDPNCFAPRDNISSCTDLIREFLLRIALWIIGLTALLGNVFVIVYRFKYDRPNLTKSYSIFVINLSFSDILMGIYMMSIGVADAAFRGSYVWEEKSWRHSLLCTVSGIISTISSEASTFLILLITLDRNLTIVFPFSLRRFSKNSAVVTSVIIWVISILLAILPVVTSRDYFKGTFYSTSGVCLALPLSDTATPGSEYSRAIFVCLNLAIFLVIAICQVVIYKKSKTHRSLRNTTTKQARDIAVARTLTAVVATDFFCWFPIGVLGIWTWFGGTLSGEVYAWIMVLVLPINSALHPLLYTFANIRKQRTNRHSLQVGARSTKSDTEITNMVMDVMRTFRAKKGKNTTLTDYLSSPGTELLTSDAFRIIRHVSQSLAYLHKQGLVHGSISTDVIEISVKDNRVKNAVFPMVHPDSDQFKDIHDLGKVVKDLLRKVKRP; translated from the exons ATGAAATGTCTCGATTCCTATTGTGTGCCTTCGCGGTTTTTGTGCGATGAGGTTCCCCACTGTCCAAATAGCGAAGATGAACGACAATGTG ACACCTTCACCTGCCCGGGGTATTTTCGATGCCGCACCACTAAAGCATGTGTGCCACTAGATCAGGTTTGTGACGGAGTCGCCCATTGTCCAGAAGCTGATGATGAGCgaaattgtgatgtcacatgtCCAGAGAGCTGTTCTTGTCAAGGGCTAATTTTCCAATGTGTACAGGACAAGGTCAACAACACTAATTTATTTAGTGAACTTCCAAAGACAATCAAGGGGTTGAGTGTGCAGGCAAATCTTTCAGATTGGACAGGACATCTACCACTGGCGTTCCCGGcgattttctttctttccatGCAACATTGTGAAATTAGATCACTTTTTGTCGACAACATTTGCGTGCTATCACATCTGATTTCTCTACGAACACTTGACCTTAGCTATAACGACATTACCACTATTAAGAAAGGTTCATTCTCGATGCTTCCGGTTTTACAAAATCTCTATGTAAATAATAATCCAATTGTCATCCTCGAAGATAATGCATTTTCAGGATTACATTTTCTAGAGGAATTCAGTCTGATAGGATCCCATCTTCACACTCTTCCATCCAATGTATTTGTCGAATGCGATCATCTTTTACACTTGAACCTCAGCTTCAACCAAATTCAAACATTGCACCAGGATACATTTAACAATTTAGCTTATGTGAAGACCCTGGATTTACGTTATAATCAGATACAGTTGTCCAAACATATGTTCAGAGGTTTATCTAGCCTGACCTCTCTGTATGTTGACTCATTCACACTTTGTTGTGTTAAACCTGTCTCGGTTACTGATCCCAACTGTTTTGCACCACGTGACAACATCTCTTCCTGCACTGACCTTATCCGAGAGTTCTTGTTGCGAATTGCTCTGTGGATTATTGGCCTAACCGCACTACTTGGGAATGTATTTGTAATAGTTTATCGATTTAAGTACGACAGGCCAAACCTAACAAAGAGTTACTCCATCTTCGTAATAAATTTGAGTTTCTCCGACATCTTGATGGGGATATATATGATGAGCATCGGCGTTGCTGATGCAGCCTTCAGAGGGAGTTATGTCTGGGAAGAGAAAAGCTGGAGACACAGTTTACTATGCACAGTTAGTGGGATTATTTCAACCATTTCAAGTGAAGCTTCAACTTTCCTCATTTTGTTGATAACACTTGACAGAAATCTGACCATTGTATTCCCATTCTCATTACGACGATTTTCGAAGAACTCTGCTGTAGTAACCTCTGTCATCATCTGGGTCATTTCCATCTTGTTGGCAATCCTCCCTGTTGTAACCTCCAGGGATTACTTCAAAGGGACATTTTACAGTACCTCTGGCGTCTGTCTTGCACTCCCGTTATCAGATACAGCCACTCCTGGCTCTGAATATTCCAGAGCTATTTTTGTGTGTCTCAATCTTGCTATTTTCCTGGTGATAGCGATTTGCCAAGttgtaatttacaaaaaaagCAAAACCCACCGCTCATTGAGGAACACGACAACTAAACAGGCCCGGGATATCGCTGTAGCACGGACCCTGACAGCAGTAGTAGCTACAGATTTCTTCTGTTGGTTTCCCATAGGTGTTCTAG GTATATGGACTTGGTTTGGAGGTACGTTGTCGGGGGAGGTGTACGCCTGGATAATGGTTCTGGTGCTACCAATCAACTCGGCACTACATCCTCTCCTTTACACATTCGCGAACATCAGGAAACAAAGAACG AATCGACACAGCTTACAAGTTGGTGCTAGGAGTACAAAATCGG ACACGGAGATCACAAACATGGTTATGGACGTTATGAGAACATTTCGAGCTAAGAAAGGGAAAAACACGACCCTTACGGATTACCTGAGTAGCCCAGGAACAGAACTACTGACATCGGATGCATTCCGCATCATCCGTCATGTGTCTCAGAGTCTCGCCTACCTTCATAAACAAGGTCTCGTCCACGGTAGCATTTCTACAGATGTTATCGAAATATCTGTGAAAGATAAC CGGGTGAAAAATGCAGTTTTCCCAATGGTCCATCCTGATTCTGATCAGTTTAAGGATATACACGATCTGGGTAAGGTCGTCAAGGACCTTCTGAGGAAGGTCAAACGTCCATGA